The region ACAGCGGATTGCTGTGCTGCGCCGCCTCATGGAGGACAGGGAGGGCGTGGTGGTCACCACCATGGATGGCCTTATGGACCATCTGCTGCCCCTTAAATATCTGAGGGAACAGTCCATCACGGTGGAGAGCGGACAGGTGATTGATTTGGATTCCTGGAAGGAACGCCTGGTTGCCATGGGCTATGAGAGGATGGCCCAGGTAGACGGTATGGGGCAGTTCTCCATACGGGGCGGAATCGTGGATATATTTCCGCTGACCGAGGAAGTGCCGGTGCGTATTGAGCTGTGGGATGATGAGGTGGACTCTATCCGTACCTTTGATCTGGAAAGCCAGCGCTCGGTGGAGCAGTTAGAGAGTATCACCATTTATCCGGCAGCGGAGGTGGTGCTCTCAGGGGACCAGCTGGCAGCCGGAATCAGAAGGCTGGAAAAGGAAGAAAAGACATATGAGAAGGCGTTAAGGGAGCAGCATAAGCCGGAGGAGGCCCACAGAATCCATACCATCATCGAGGAGCTGAGAAACGGACTGGATGAGGGATGGAGAATTGGCGGGCTGGACGCCTATATCCGGTATTTCTGCCCTGATACGGTTTCCTTCCTGGAATATTTCCCCCAGGGTGAGAGCGTAATTTATCTGGATGAGCCTGCCAGATTAAAGGAAAAGGGCGAGACCGTGGAGCTGGAATTCAGGGAAAGCATGGTGCACAGGCTGGAGAAGGGTTATCTGCTGCCGGGCCAGACCGGGCTTCTCCATCCTGCGGCCGAGGTCCTGGCCCGGATGCAGAAACCGTTTGCGGTTATGCTTACGGGGCTGGACCAGAAGCTTCCGGGCATGAAGGTGAATCAGAAATTCAGCATAGATGTTAAAAATGTAAACTCATACCAGAACAGCTTCGAGATTCTTATTAAGGACCTGACCAGATGGAAGAAGGAAGGCTACAGGGTTATCCTGCTGTCTCCTTCCAGGACCAGGGCCAGCAGGCTTGCCAGCGACTTGAGGGAATATGACCTAAGGGCCTATTGCCCGGATGTGCGGGAAACGGATAGCGGGAACGGGGGAGGAGACAGTACCGGCAGTCCGGATTCCGGGAATCCGGTTGCTGTAAATGCCGCTGCCAACAAGGTCCGGCCGGGAGAGATACTGGTTACCTACGGCAATCTCCACCGGGGATTTGAATATTCTCTTTTGAAGTTTGTATTTATCACAGAAGGCGATATGTTCGGCGTGGAGAAAAAAAGAAAGCGCCGTAAAAAGACAAATTACCAGGGCAAGGCCATACAGAGCTTCACCGAGCTGTCGGTGGGGGATTATGTGGTCCACGAGGAGCACGGCCTGGGTATATATAAGGGTATCGAGAAGGTTGAGCGGGATAAGGTCATAAAGGACTATATCAAGATTGAGTATGGGGACGGGGGCAATCTGTATCTGCCGGCCACACGTCTGGAAAGTATCCAGAAATACGCGGGGGCGGAGGCCAAGAAACCCAAGCTTAACAAGCTGGGAGGGGCTGAGTGGAATAAAACCAAGACCAGGGTCCGGGGAGCTGTCCAGGAAATTGCCAAGGATTTGGTGAAGCTTTATGCGGCGCGCCAGGAGAAGGCCGGATTCCAGTATGGGCCGGATACGGTGTGGCAGAGGGAGTTTGAAGAACTGTTCCCCTACGATGAGACCGATGACCAGATGGATGCCATTGACGCGGTGAAGAAGGATATGGAGAGCAGGAAAATCATGGACCGGCTGATTTGCGGCGATGTGGGGTACGGCAAGACAGAGGTGGCCCTGAGGGCGGCATTTAAGGCGGTCCAGGACAGCAAGCAGGTGGTGTACCTGGTGCCGACCACCATTTTAGCCCAGCAGCATTACAATACATTCGTTCAGCGGATGAAGGATTTTCCGGTGCGGGTGGATATGCTGAGCAGATTCTGTACGCCGGCCAGGCAGAAAAGGACGCTGGAGGACCTGCGCAAGGGAATGGTGGACATTGTAATCGGCACCCACCGGGTTTTGTCCAAGGATATGCAGTTTAAGGACCTGGGACTGCTGATTATTGACGAGGAGCAGCGGTTTGGCGTTGCCCATAAGGAAAAGATCAAGCACCTGAAGGAAAATGTAGATGTACTCACCCTGACAGCCACGCCGATTCCCAGGACGCTTCATATGAGTCTGGCAGGCATAAGGGATATGAGTGTGCTGGAGGAACCTCCGGTGGACAGGATGCCCATCCAGACCTATGTGATGGAATACAATGAGGAGATGGTGCGTGAGGCAATCAACCGTGAGCTGGCAAGGAACGGCCAGGTATATTATGTATACAATCGCGTGACGGATATTGATGAGGTGGCCGGCCGCGTACAGGCTCTTGTGCCGGATGTGGTGGTAACATTTGCCCATGGCCAGATGCGGGAGCATGAGCTGGAACGGATTATGGCGGATTTCATCAACGGGGAAATCGACGTTCTGGTATCCACCACTATCATTGAGACCGGCCTGGATATACCCAATGCCAATACCATGATTATCCACGACGCGGACCGCATGGGGCTGTCCCAGCTGTATCAGCTGAGAGGCCGGGTAGGACGTTCCAACAGGACCTCCTATGCCTTTCTCATGTATAAGAGGGATAAGCTTTTGAGGGAAGAGGCTGAGAAGCGCCTCCAGGCCATCCGGGAATTTACGGAACTGGGATCCGGCATCAAGATTGCCATGCGGGACCTGGAAATCCGGGGCGCGGGCAATGTGCTGGGGGCAGAACAGCACGGCCATATGGAAGCCGTGGGGTATGATTTGTACTGCAAAATGCTGAACCAGGCCGTGCTGGCCCTTAAGGGAGAGACATTGGAGGAGGATTCCTATGAGACCGTTGTGGAATGCGACATTGATGCATACATTCCCGTAAGTTATATCAAGAATGAATACCAGAAGCTGGATATCTATAAACGTATCTCCGCCATTGAGACAGAGGAGGAGTACATGGATATGCAGGATGAGCTTATGGACCGCTTTGGGGATATACCGCACAGTGTGGAGAACCTGCTTAAGATAGCGGCTATCAGGGCTCTGGCCCACCGGGCATATGTGACAGAGGTGGTTATTAACCGACAGGAGGTAAGGCTTACCATGTATCAGAAGGCCAGACTCCGGGTGGAGAAGATTCCGGACCTGGTGAGGTCCTACAAGGGGGATTTAAAACTGGTGCCCGGGGATGTGCCTTCCTTCCACTATATTGACAGGAGGAATAAGAACCAGGACAGCCTTGAGATGATGGGGAAGGCGGAAGAGATTCTGAAAGATATATACGGGATACGCATATAGAGGACCATAAAAAAGCAGCCAGGACTGTGATATTGATATGCTCATATCACAGTTCTGGCTGCTTTTATTTTGGAAAATCAGACTGTTTGCGGTTATTTACGAATACCGTTTACGCCGCGCAGCACCGGCATGACCATGGCCCGTCCTACAGACATCCCTGTACATACCGGGTTGCCAGCTCAATGTAATACTTTTCCGGTTTGGTCAGATAACACCCCTTCAGATAGGCCATGCAGCGCATCCATGTCTGCCGCGGACGGACGGAAAAGTAGGCGATGGGGGCTTCGGGCTCCACGTAGGACTGGGGAAAGAAGGCTGGACATATCTGCTGCCGCACCATGTTCACCACGGTCCTGGTGCTGACAGATTCAAACAGAATCCTGGGACGGAAGCCTGCTTCCTCAAAAGCACGGTCAATCATGTCCCTCATTCTGGTCTCCCTGGATATCAGGGTGAAGCTGTCCTCCCGCAGGAGCTTTAAATCTATCTCCGGAAAGGTCCGGAAGCTGTCATCACCCGCTAGATGGGCAAGAGGGTGGGAGACAGGAAGACCCAACACCATAAGCTCTTCACCCATGTCCACATATTCCAGGAATGGGTTCTTCTGGTTTCCAAAATAGGTAAGGCTGGCCATGGTGACTTCCTTCTGAAGTATCATCTGTTCCATCTTTTTTACCCTGGCTTCCCTGATGCTGAACGTGATATTGGGGTATTTTTCACGAAAATACGGATATATGCAGGAGAACATGAGGGAACCCTGTTCCGGAGTATAGGCTATGGATATCTCGCCGGCGTTTTCTTCTGTGATGTCGCTGATGATTTTGTAGGTCTCCCGTTTCATGTCCACCATGCGGCGGGCCGTGGCCAGGTAAATACGGCCCGCAAGGGTGGGAATCATGCTGTGTTTTCTGCGCTCAAACAGCGGAGTACCCAGCTCCTTTTCCAGACGCAGCAGCTGCTGATTCAGGGCCGACTGGGTGAGATACAGCTTTTCAGCTGCCTTGGATATGCTCTGTTCCTGTTCGATGGCAACAATATATTCAATCTGGCGTAAATCCATGGGGGCTCCTTTTGAACTTAATTATGTTAAGAGATTATATAAAAATCAATAAGTTGAAATAAGTCATTACAGTCATTATAATCAAAACCAATAAAGAGTTCAATGGAAACGAGAAAATTATGTTGAATTCTAACAATTTAAAAAAGGAGACAGAAGCATGAAGAAAAGCGTATTAGGGATGATATTGGCAGGAATCATGGCGGTTTCGGTGACGGGATGCGGAGGCAGTGCCGCAAAGGACGGTGAATGGGCCAAGAATGTGGAGATTCAGGTACCGGCCAAAGCCGGCGGCGGAACCGATGTGATGGCAAGGGCATTGGCTAACAAGGTATCAGGAGAGTCCGGTTCCACCATCACCATTGTGAATAATACGGACGGCGGCGGAGTAGTCGCGTGTGAGAAAGCATCAGCCGGAAAAAAGGACGGCTCCACCCTGACACAGTGGCATCTGACCATGCTGATTAAAACAGCAGCGGGACTGTACGATAAATCAGCCACAGAGGACTTTACGGTCATTGGAGTGGCGGTTCCCAAGGACAAGGCCAACAATGTGCTGGTGGTATCCGGCGGTTCTTCTTATCAGACCCTGGATGATTTGATTGGGGCTGCAAAGGAAAGACCGGGTGAGGTCATGTTCGGCGTGGAAACCGGCGGAACGGTACATATCCAGACAGGGCTGTTTGCAAAGGCAGCGGGAATCGATGTCAAATATGTGGAGGCAGGATCCGATACAGAGAAGCTGACTGCTCTGGTGGGAAACAGCATTGACGCCTGTTTTGTAAATGCAAACCAGGCAAAGCAGTATGTGGAATCCGGTAAGGCCAGAGCCCTGGGAGCCATCTCTAATTCCGATGAGGGCGGACGCAGCAGCGTGCTTCCAGAAGTGCCTGACTTTATTGAACAGGGCGTGGATTTCAGCTTCAAGATGCTAAATGTGGTCCTGGTAGGGCCAAAGGACATGGATTCGGAGCTGGCATCCAGGATTCACGATTACTATGCATCCGCTGCCAATGACGCGGAGGTGGTAAAGACTCTGGCGCCTGCTGGAATGGAGATGGAATTTTTAAGCCTGGAGGAAGGTGGGAGCACCTTAAAGGAAATGCAGGGACAGATTGACGCCGTGGTGGAGGAACTGGGGCTTAGGAAATAACTGGAATGAAGACATGCGCATAAGGCGCATGATGAAGAAAAGCAGGTATAAGCAATATCAGGAAAGGGGCGAGATGCCGTGAGAATAAAAAGAGACCAGATAACAGGCGCTGTGTTAATCCTGTTGGGAGCCGTGGTGTTCCTGATGACCACTACCTTTTCCACCCCCATTACAGCCGCCTATCCAGGGCCAAGGATGCTGCCCTCCATTGCGGCTTTCGGATTCGCTGTATGCGGTCTGGGTATATTGGCGGAGAGCACCTTGAGCAAGAAAGAACAGAAGGCATATATGGCAAAAGCA is a window of Enterocloster clostridioformis DNA encoding:
- the mfd gene encoding transcription-repair coupling factor; translated protein: MENPLLELQEYDNLVQALKSGKGPLQVTGTLDSQKVHLMYELGEASAFAWKLVVTYDDTRAKEIYDDFRSFTSQVWLYPAKDLLFYSADIHGNLMTRQRIAVLRRLMEDREGVVVTTMDGLMDHLLPLKYLREQSITVESGQVIDLDSWKERLVAMGYERMAQVDGMGQFSIRGGIVDIFPLTEEVPVRIELWDDEVDSIRTFDLESQRSVEQLESITIYPAAEVVLSGDQLAAGIRRLEKEEKTYEKALREQHKPEEAHRIHTIIEELRNGLDEGWRIGGLDAYIRYFCPDTVSFLEYFPQGESVIYLDEPARLKEKGETVELEFRESMVHRLEKGYLLPGQTGLLHPAAEVLARMQKPFAVMLTGLDQKLPGMKVNQKFSIDVKNVNSYQNSFEILIKDLTRWKKEGYRVILLSPSRTRASRLASDLREYDLRAYCPDVRETDSGNGGGDSTGSPDSGNPVAVNAAANKVRPGEILVTYGNLHRGFEYSLLKFVFITEGDMFGVEKKRKRRKKTNYQGKAIQSFTELSVGDYVVHEEHGLGIYKGIEKVERDKVIKDYIKIEYGDGGNLYLPATRLESIQKYAGAEAKKPKLNKLGGAEWNKTKTRVRGAVQEIAKDLVKLYAARQEKAGFQYGPDTVWQREFEELFPYDETDDQMDAIDAVKKDMESRKIMDRLICGDVGYGKTEVALRAAFKAVQDSKQVVYLVPTTILAQQHYNTFVQRMKDFPVRVDMLSRFCTPARQKRTLEDLRKGMVDIVIGTHRVLSKDMQFKDLGLLIIDEEQRFGVAHKEKIKHLKENVDVLTLTATPIPRTLHMSLAGIRDMSVLEEPPVDRMPIQTYVMEYNEEMVREAINRELARNGQVYYVYNRVTDIDEVAGRVQALVPDVVVTFAHGQMREHELERIMADFINGEIDVLVSTTIIETGLDIPNANTMIIHDADRMGLSQLYQLRGRVGRSNRTSYAFLMYKRDKLLREEAEKRLQAIREFTELGSGIKIAMRDLEIRGAGNVLGAEQHGHMEAVGYDLYCKMLNQAVLALKGETLEEDSYETVVECDIDAYIPVSYIKNEYQKLDIYKRISAIETEEEYMDMQDELMDRFGDIPHSVENLLKIAAIRALAHRAYVTEVVINRQEVRLTMYQKARLRVEKIPDLVRSYKGDLKLVPGDVPSFHYIDRRNKNQDSLEMMGKAEEILKDIYGIRI
- a CDS encoding LysR family transcriptional regulator; the protein is MDLRQIEYIVAIEQEQSISKAAEKLYLTQSALNQQLLRLEKELGTPLFERRKHSMIPTLAGRIYLATARRMVDMKRETYKIISDITEENAGEISIAYTPEQGSLMFSCIYPYFREKYPNITFSIREARVKKMEQMILQKEVTMASLTYFGNQKNPFLEYVDMGEELMVLGLPVSHPLAHLAGDDSFRTFPEIDLKLLREDSFTLISRETRMRDMIDRAFEEAGFRPRILFESVSTRTVVNMVRQQICPAFFPQSYVEPEAPIAYFSVRPRQTWMRCMAYLKGCYLTKPEKYYIELATRYVQGCL
- a CDS encoding Bug family tripartite tricarboxylate transporter substrate binding protein; translated protein: MKKSVLGMILAGIMAVSVTGCGGSAAKDGEWAKNVEIQVPAKAGGGTDVMARALANKVSGESGSTITIVNNTDGGGVVACEKASAGKKDGSTLTQWHLTMLIKTAAGLYDKSATEDFTVIGVAVPKDKANNVLVVSGGSSYQTLDDLIGAAKERPGEVMFGVETGGTVHIQTGLFAKAAGIDVKYVEAGSDTEKLTALVGNSIDACFVNANQAKQYVESGKARALGAISNSDEGGRSSVLPEVPDFIEQGVDFSFKMLNVVLVGPKDMDSELASRIHDYYASAANDAEVVKTLAPAGMEMEFLSLEEGGSTLKEMQGQIDAVVEELGLRK